The following proteins come from a genomic window of Amaranthus tricolor cultivar Red isolate AtriRed21 chromosome 14, ASM2621246v1, whole genome shotgun sequence:
- the LOC130799186 gene encoding probable aspartyl protease At4g16563: MPQIILSFSLSLIFLLALTFCSVPSLARLNNVRSNLSSLIINLSRSRNVISQNYAISSSLQSDPLIFNVVEPLRAIRDGYLMSLNIGTPPQVIQVYMDTGSDLAWVPCGNLSFDCIECDAYYRTNKLTNAFSPLYSSSSLRVSCGSSFCTQIHNSDNPYDPCIMAGCPLITLLKGTCSRPCPGFAYTYGGDAVVVGTLTSDLLRIHSSSPSTTKDIERFRFGCIGSTYKEPLGIAGFGRGSLSLPSQLGFLQKGFSHCFVSFKFASNPNISSPLIIGEMAISSKETSKFTSLLTNPTYPNYYYIGLEAITISNMTLKKVPSKLQEIDSKGNGGMMIDSGTTYTHLSEPFYSEFLSELDSMILYPRATKLEKQSGFDLCYEVPCPNNNRSFCMENDDLPSITFHFVDDVRLVLPKGNNFYAISPPSNFSVVKCLLYQGVDDEIGGPSAIFGSFQQQNIEVVYDLENERIGFNPMDCAATQ, from the coding sequence ATGCCACAAATAATCTTATCATTTTCTCTTTCCCTTATTTTCCTCTTAGCTCTTACATTTTGTTCCGTTCCATCCCTAGCAAGACTCAATAATGTCCGTTCTAATCTTAGTTCTTTAATCATCAACTTAAGCCGTTCGAGAAATGTCATCTCTCAAAATTACGCTATTAGTTCAAGTCTTCAATCTGATCCTTTGATATTCAATGTGGTAGAGCCACTTAGAGCAATTAGGGATGGATACTTGATGTCCTTAAACATAGGGACACCTCCACAAGTCATACAAGTCTATATGGACACCGGAAGTGACCTTGCTTGGGTACCTTGTGGAAATTTGTCCTTTGATTGTATAGAATGTGATGCATATTATAGGACAAACAAATTAACAAATGCATTTTCTCCATTGTACTCTTCTTCATCTTTGAGGGTTTCTTGTGGTAGTTCTTTTTGCACTCAAATCCACAATTCTGATAACCCTTATGATCCATGTATTATGGCAGGGTGCCCATTAATTACCCTTCTTAAAGGCACTTGTTCTAGACCATGCCCTGGTTTTGCTTATACATACGGGGGTGATGCAGTTGTCGTAGGGACATTAACCAGCGATTTACTGAGGATACATAGTAGTAGTCCTAGTACAACCAAAGATATCGAACGATTTCGGTTTGGTTGTATAGGATCAACTTATAAAGAACCCTTAGGAATAGCCGGATTTGGAAGAGGTTCACTTTCATTACCATCACAATTAGGGTTccttcaaaagggtttctcccATTGTTTTGTTTCCTTCAAATTTGCTAGTAATCCTAATATTTCAAGCCCTCTAATCATAGGAGAAATGGCTATATCTTCCAAAGAAACATCCAAATTCACCTCATTATTAACAAATCCTACATACCCTAACTACTATTACATTGGCCTAGAAGCTATTACAATAAGCAATATGACCTTAAAAAAAGTACCATCCAAGTTACAAGAAATTGATTCTAAGGGTAATGGAGGTATGATGATTGATTCCGGAACCACATATACACATTTGTCTGAACCGTTTTATTCAGAATTTCTATCAGAACTTGATTCTATGATCCTTTACCCACGAGCTACTAAACTCGAGAAACAAAGTGGATTTGATCTTTGTTATGAGGTACCATGTCCTAATAATAATAGAAGTTTTTGTATGGAAAATGATGATCTTCCTTCAATTACATTTCACTTTGTGGATGATGTTAGGTTGGTTTTGCCAAAGGGTAACAATTTCTATGCTATTAGTCCTCCTAGTAATTTTAGTGTTGTGAAGTGTTTGTTATATCAAGGTGTGGATGATGAAATTGGTGGGCCTAGTGCAATATTTGGAAGTTTTCAACAACAAAATATTGAGGTTGTTTATGATTTGGAGAATGAGAGAATTGGGTTTAATCCAATGGATTGTGCTGCTACTCAATAA
- the LOC130800359 gene encoding plasma membrane ATPase 3, with the protein MGEKAEVLEAVLKEAVDLENIPLEEVFENLRCTKEGLSSEAAQERLGIFGPNKLEEKKESKFLKFLGFMWNPLSWVMEAAAIMAIALANGGGKPPDWQDFVGIITLLVINSTISFIEENNAGNAAAALMARLAPKAKVLRDGRWSEQDAAVLVPGDIISIKLGDIIPADARLLDGDPLKIDQSALTGESLPVTKGPGDGVYSGSTCKQGEIEAIVIATGVHTFFGKAAHLVDSTNQVGHFQKVLTAIGNFCICSIAVGMLVEIVVMYPIQHRQYRPGIDNLLVLLIGGIPIAMPTVLSVTMAIGSHRLAQQGAITKRMTAIEEMAGMDVLCSDKTGTLTLNKLTVDKNLIEVFAKGVDADTVVLMAAQASRMENQDAIDAAIVGMLADPKEARAGIQEVHFLPFNPTDKRTALTYIDRDGKMHRVSKGAPEQILNLAHNKSDIERRVHAVIDKFAERGLRSLAVAYQEVPEGRKESPGGPWQFIGLMPLFDPPRHDSADTIRRALNLGVNVKMITGDQLAIGKETGRRLGMGTNMYPSSSLLGQSKDESIASLPIDDLIEKADGFAGVFPEHKYEIVKRLQARKHICGMTGDGVNDAPALKKADIGIAVADATDAARSASDIVLTEPGLSVIISAVLTSRAIFQRMKNYTIYAVSITIRIVLGFMLLALIWKFDFPPFMVLIIAILNDGTIMTISKDRVKPSPMPDSWKLAEIFATGIVIGSYLAMMTVIFFWAAYETDFFPRVFGVSHLNRQSAQTDEARAIITHKLASAIYLQVSTISQALIFVTRSRSWSFVERPGLFLVGAFVIAQLVATLIAVYANWAFAAIEGIGWGWAGVIWLYNVIFYFPLDFVKFFVRYVLSGRAWDLMIEQRIAFTKKKDFGKEERELKWAHAQRTLHGLQAPESSMFTDRTSYHELNQMAEEAKRRAEMARLRELLTLKGHVDSVVKLKGLDIETIQGSYTV; encoded by the exons ATGGGTGAAAAGGCTGAAGTTTTAGAGGCAGTTTTGAAAGAAGCTGTTGATTTG GAGAATATACCTCTTGAAGAAGTTTTTGAGAATCTAAGATGTACCAAAGAGGGTCTTAGTAGTGAAGCTGCTCAAGAAAGATTAGGAATTTTTGGTCCAAACAAACTTGAGGAGAAAAAG GAGAGCAAATTCTTGAAGTTTTTGGGGTTTATGTGGAACCCTCTTTCATGGGTTATGGAAGCTGCAGCCATAATGGCTATTGCTCTTGCTAATGGAGGG GGTAAACCTCCTGATTGGCAAGATTTTGTGGGGATTATTACACTACTTGTGATTAACTCAACAATTAGTTTCATTGAGGAGAACAATGCTGGAAATGCTGCGGCCGCTCTCATGGCACGTTTGGCTCCGAAAGCTAAG GTCTTGCGCGATGGAAGGTGGAGTGAGCAAGATGCAGCGGTGTTGGTTCCCGGTGATATCATCAGCATTAAACTTGGGGATATCATCCCAGCTGATGCTCGTCTTTTGGATGGGGATCCTTTAAAGATTGATCAG TCTGCGTTAACAGGAGAGTCTCTTCCTGTTACAAAAGGCCCCGGGGATGGTGTATACTCGGGTTCCACTTGCAAACAGGGAGAAATTGAAGCTATAGTCATTGCAACAGGCGTGCACACGTTTTTTGGCAAGGCTGCTCATCTCGTTGACTCGACAAATCAAGTTGGTCATTTCCAAAAG GTTTTAACTGCTATAGGGAACTTTTGTATTTGTTCTATCGCTGTTGGAATGTTAGTTGAAATCGTTGTCATGTATCCCATTCAACACCGCCAATATCGCCCTGGAATCGACAATTTGCTTGTCCTTCTCATTGGAGGAATTCCTATTGCTATGCCTACTGTTCTTTCTGTGACAATGGCAATCGGTTCACATCGCCTTGCACAGCAG GGTGCCATTACAAAACGAATGACTGCAATAGAAGAGATGGCTGGTATGGATGTTCTTTGCAGTGATAAAACTGGAACCTTGACATTAAACAAACTAACAGTAGACAAAAATCTGATTGAG GTGTTTGCCAAAGGAGTCGATGCAGATACTGTTGTGTTGATGGCTGCTCAAGCCTCGAGGATGGAAAACCAAGATGCAATAGATGCTGCAATAGTCGGCATGCTGGCTGATCCTAAGGAG GCTCGGGCTGGCATTCAAGAGGTTCACTTTCTACCTTTCAACCCAACCGACAAAAGAACAGCATTGACTTACATCGACAGAGACGGAAAAATGCATAGGGTCAGCAAAGGTGCACCAGAACAG ATTCTGAACTTGGCCCACAATAAGTCGGACATAGAACGACGAGTTCATGCTGTTATTGACAAGTTTGCTGAACGTGGCTTGCGTTCACTTGCTGTTGCTTACCAG GAAGTTCCGGAGGGACGAAAAGAAAGTCCCGGAGGTCCATGGCAATTTATCGGTTTAATGCCTCTTTTTGACCCTCCAAGACATGACAGTGCAGATACTATAAGGAGGGCTTTGAATCTTGGAGTAAATGTGAAGATGATCACAG GTGATCAACTGGCAATAGGAAAGGAAACCGGTCGTCGACTGGGTATGGGTACCAACATGTACCCGTCATCATCTTTACTTGGGCAGAGTAAGGATGAATCAATTGCTTCGTTACCAATTGATGATCTGATTGAAAAAGCCGATGGGTTTGCTGGCGTCTTTCCTG AGCATAAATATGAAATTGTAAAGAGATTGCAAGCCCGTAAACATATTTGCGGAATGACTGGTGATGGAGTGAATGATGCCCCAGCTCTTAAGAAAGCCGATATCGGTATAGCCGTAGCTGATGCAACAGATGCTGCTCGTAGTGCTTCGGATATTGTTCTTACTGAGCCTGGTTTAAGTGTCATTATTAGTGCTGTTTTGACAAGTCGAGCGATCTTCcaaagaatgaaaaattacaCT ATCTATGCTGTTTCTATCACTATTCGTATTGTG CTTGGCTTCATGCTACTGGCTCTTATATGGAAGTTTGATTTTCCGCCCTTCATGGTTCTTATCATTGCCATTCTTAATGACG GTACCATTATGACTATATCGAAGGATAGAGTGAAGCCATCACCTATGCCCGATAGCTGGAAATTAGCTGAGATTTTTGCCACTGGAATAGTGATTGGTAGTTACCTCGCTATGATGACAGTAATATTTTTCTGGGCAGCATACGAAACTGATTTCTTTCCG AGGGTATTCGGGGTTTCACACTTGAACAGACAATCAGCTCAAACCGATGAAGCAAGAGCCATCATCACACACAAACTTGCATCTGCCATATACCTTCAAGTCAGTACAATTAGTCAGGCTCTGATATTTGTCACTCGATCTCGAAGTTGGTCTTTTGTGGAGCGTCCCGGCTTATTTCTTGTTGGTGCTTTTGTGATTGCTCAGCTG GTCGCTACTTTAATCGCAGTATATGCAAATTGGGCCTTTGCCGCAATTGAAGGGATCGGTTGGGGTTGGGCCGGTGTGATTTGGTTATACAACGTTATCTTCTATTTCCCACTAGATTTTGTCAAATTCTTCGTTCGGTATGTTCTTAGTGGAAGAGCCTGGGATCTCATGATTGAACAAAGG ATTGCCTTCACAAAGAAGAAAGATTTTGGAAAGGAAGAGCGTGAGCTTAAATGGGCACACGCGCAAAGAACCCTTCATGGACTGCAAGCCCCGGAATCCTCGATGTTCACCGATCGAACAAGTTACCACGAGCTCAATCAAATGGCCGAGGAGGCCAAGAGGAGAGCCGAAATGGCGAG GTTGCGGGAACTTCTTACCCTGAAGGGACATGTGGATTCAGTGGTGAAGCTGAAGGGGCTCGACATAGAGACAATCCAAGGATCATACACCGTCTAA